The following nucleotide sequence is from Chromatiales bacterium.
ACGTGACGCGTGAAGGCGTCGGGGGCCCGGGCCCCCGACGCCTTTCGCGCTTGATGGGGTTGCTGCCCGCAGGGGCGGGCAGGTATTTCGGGGTTGGACGTATTTCATGCTGAGCACGGTGTCATCCATCTCCTCGCTGCTGGCGGGGATCGCCATCCTCCTCACCGGCATGGGCCTCATGGGCACCATGCTCGCGGTACGTGCGGGGGTGGAACAGTTCTCGGACGGCGTGACGGGTATCGTCATGGCCGCCTACTTCGTCGGCTTTTCAGTGGGCGCCTATGTCTGCCCGGCGGTGATCCGCCGCGTGGGACACGTGCGCGCCTTTGCCGCCATGGCCTCCATCGCCTCCACCACGGCCATCGTGCATGCCATGGTGGTGGACCCGTATATCTGGGGTGTGCTGCGTCTCATCACCGGCGCCTGTCTGCTGGGGCTGTACATGGTGATCGAGAGCTGGCTGAACACGCTGTCCAACAGCGAGACGCGCGGCCGCATCTTCGCCATCTACATGATGGTGACGCTGGTGGCGCTGGGGCTGGGGCAGTTCCTCATCCTGCTGGGTGACGTGACCACCTTCATCAACTTCGGTGTGGTCTCCGTGCTGCTGTCGCTCTCCCTGGTGCCCATCGCCATGACCCGGGTGCGCGAGCCGGCGCCGGTGGAGGCGCCGAAGCTCAGCCTCAAGCTGCTCATGCACCGATCGCCGCTGGGCGTGGCCGGCGCGCTCACCGCCGGTATCACCACGGGCGCCTTCTGGGGCGTGGGCCCGCTGTTTGCCCACCGCGCGGGACTATCGGAGGCCGGCATCGCCGCCTTCATGAGTGCGATCATCTTCGGCGGCGCCCTGTTGCAGTGGCCCATCGGCCACCTCTCGGACAACCACGACCGGCGCAAGGTCCTGATCGGCGTCTGCCTGGCCTCGGCCCTGCTCGCCATGGCCATGCTGGGGGCCCTGGGTATCTCCATGTGGCTGCTGTTCCTGGCCGCCTTCGTCTACGGCGGCTTCGCCTTCACCGTCTACGGCCTGAGCGTGGCGCACGTGAACGACCAGGTGGATGCCGGCGAGATCCTCGAGGCCACCAAGGGCCTGCTGCTGCTGCACGGCATCGGCGCCTCGGTGGGGCCGGTGATGGCGGGCTTCCTGATGGGCTGGCTGGGTTACCAGGTTGTGTTGGTCTACGCGGCGGTGGTCTTCCTGCTGGCCGCCCTCTACGGTGTGCATCGCATGACGGTGCGCGAACCGGCCGCCACTGTGGAGGAACAGGCCGATTACGTGCCCATGGCGCGTACCTCGCAGGCCGTGCTGGAGATGGACCCGCGCGTGGAGACCGACGAAGAGGCCCATGGCCCGACGGCGGACGAGCCGATGGTCAGGCCAGCAGCATCCTGAGCCCCAGCAGCAGCAGCACCACGCTGAAGACCCGCTTCAGCTGGCGAGCCGGCAGGCGATGCGCCAGCGCCGCACCCAGCGGTGCCGTGAAGACACTGGCCGCGACGA
It contains:
- a CDS encoding MFS transporter; this encodes MLSTVSSISSLLAGIAILLTGMGLMGTMLAVRAGVEQFSDGVTGIVMAAYFVGFSVGAYVCPAVIRRVGHVRAFAAMASIASTTAIVHAMVVDPYIWGVLRLITGACLLGLYMVIESWLNTLSNSETRGRIFAIYMMVTLVALGLGQFLILLGDVTTFINFGVVSVLLSLSLVPIAMTRVREPAPVEAPKLSLKLLMHRSPLGVAGALTAGITTGAFWGVGPLFAHRAGLSEAGIAAFMSAIIFGGALLQWPIGHLSDNHDRRKVLIGVCLASALLAMAMLGALGISMWLLFLAAFVYGGFAFTVYGLSVAHVNDQVDAGEILEATKGLLLLHGIGASVGPVMAGFLMGWLGYQVVLVYAAVVFLLAALYGVHRMTVREPAATVEEQADYVPMARTSQAVLEMDPRVETDEEAHGPTADEPMVRPAAS